One Brassica oleracea var. oleracea cultivar TO1000 chromosome C7, BOL, whole genome shotgun sequence genomic window carries:
- the LOC106303994 gene encoding high mobility group B protein 4-like, with protein MKGGQSKAEATSTDQRLKTRGRKKKTATKDPNKPKRPPSAFFVFLDNFRREFKEANPNNKSVAAVGKAAGAKWKSMSEEEKAPYATKAETRKSEYNKSMQQYNMKLANGTSRGEDDESKSEVDEAGGASEEEEEDDD; from the exons ATGAAAGGCGGCCAATCGAAAGCAGAAGCAACGAGCACAGATCAAAG ACTCAAAACCAGAGGAAGGAAGAAGAAGACGGCGACGAAGGACCCAAACAAACCTAAGAGACCTCCAAGCGCTTTCTTCGTCTTCTT AGATAATTTTCGACGGGAGTTCAAAGAGGCGAACCCTAACAACAAGTCCGTAGCCGCC GTTGGGAAGGCTGCTGGAGCCAAGTGGAAGTCTATGAGTGAAGAA GAGAAAGCTCCTTATGCTACCAAGGCAGAGACCAGGAAGAGTGAATATAATAAGAGTATGCAACAGTACAACATGAAACTG GCTAATGGAACCAGTAGAGGTGAAGATGATGAGTCCAAGTCTGAAGTTGACGAAGCTGGAGGAGCAAGCGAAGAG GAGGAAGAAGACGATGATTAA